GCACATCGAGCGGCAGGCGTACCGGATACCCTTTGATCTGGACATCGCCTTCCTGCATGATGTTGAACAGTCCCACCTGTACCTTGCCGGCGAGATCGGGCAGTTCATTGAGCGCGAAGATGCCCCGGTTGGCGCGTGGCAGCATGCCGTAGTGAATGGTGAGCTCGTCGCTCAGCAGATGGCCACCGCGCGCGGCCTTGATGGGATCCACATCGCCGATGATGTCGGCCACCGTCACGTCGGGTGTGGCGAGTTTCTCCACGTACCGCTGATCGCGCGTCACCCAGGCGATCGGTGTATCGTCTCCCGCCGTATCGACGAGCTGACGCGCGTACTTGCTGATGGGATGGAACGGATCATCGTTGACCTCGCTGCCCGCCACCACCGGCATCGCTTCATCCAGCAGAGTCGTGAGCGCGCGCAGAATGCGTGACTTGGCCTGCCCGCGAAGTCCCAGCAGAATGAAGTTGTGACGTGCCAGCAGCGCATTGACGATCTGCGGCATGACGGTGTCTTCGTAGCCGAGCACTCCGCGAAAGAGCGGTCCGCCATCCTGGAGACGGGCCACGAGATTGCGGCGGATTTCGTCCTTGACGCTGACCGGTCGATTGGACGCGTAACTGGAGCGGCGGAGTGCGCCGAGTGTTTCAGGGAGTCGGGACACGGAACCTCGCATGAGCGACTTGGGAGTGACTCGAGAGTTACTCGCGACTTACTCGTAGCTTACTTGTGTGGGCGCCAGATATCCCAATCCGAGCGCATGGCCCGGCCGATGGCATCAAAAGGCATCAGCATGAGGCGTTCTGCGAAAAGAATGTTGGCGGCAGGACGTGCAATGGCAGGCGGTCCCATTTTCACGAGCAGCCATGGGAGCGCCAACGCCAGCGCACCCAGCACCAGGAGTACGAATGCCAGTGTGGGGCTCCACAGGAAAATCGCCGCCAGGGTGCAGACGGCCGCGATCGCCAGGAGTATCGGTGTGGCCGGGCGCACCAGTTTATGCAGAAGAAAATGCCGGAACATGGGATTCTTCGCCGGATGCAAGACGACAGGAAACCAGCGAACGAATTGCAGCATGCCAGTCATGGTGCGAAGACGTCGCGAAAACTCCTGCTCGCGACTGAAGCGCCGGGGATCGATCACCAGCGCGTCGCGCACCAGCGCCACGCGCGCGCCGTTCGTCACTACGGAGTAGGTGCTCCACAGATCGTCACAGATGAGCCCCGTCGGCATCGGTGACCAGTACACCCGACGCATGATATAGGCGCATCCGGTCACACAGATCACGCTGTGGTGCATCATCTGACCGACGCGAATGTCCAGTTCACGCTGCCAGTAGCGATCCATAAGGGCATCACCGCTGGTTGGTGCAAGCATGGCCGTCGCGGCTCCCCATTTCCGGTCTTGCAATTTCGACACCAGGCGATCGACAACATCTTCAGAGAAGGTCTGTGCCGTGTCGATGAACAGCAACAAGTCATGCTGCGCTGCGGCGACACCAGCACTCAACGCAGCGGCCTTCCCCGGTGTATCGGGCACAACCACTCGGGCCGACGTTCCGAGCGCGTTCTGCAATTCGTCGCGTCGATCGGCGTGAGCCCCATCAAGAGCCACCAGAATCTCGAGGAGTTCGGTGGGATACGATCCATTCCGAAGATCCGCGAGCCGGGCCACAATGGCCGCCGTGCTCTCGCGCGTGGCAAGGACCACGCTGATCGGGAGACGTGAGGTGCTGGAAGCCAGGCCCTTTTCCGATGAAAGGGAAAGCCTTCCCAGCGATGCCATACGCGCGGGATACCAGACCCATCCGGCCACAAGGATGCCAAGGGAGATCAGCGCGATCGAGAGCAGGATGAGACTCACGGCCGAAGGGTACCAACGCGCGTGAATTTCAGCCAGCAGGAAGGGGCAGAGGTCAGATTTTCAGACGGGGTCAGAGGTCCGAAATCAGTCGGTCAGAACTGAGACGGATATAGAGAAATGAGAAATCAGATGACCTGCGAAATGAGAGGTCAGAGCACTTCGTCCGCGGGTGGGGTACTGACGCGAGAGTTCGGCGTTCTGCGGGGCGCTCCGCGCCCCCCCCGCGGGCGCCCGGCCCGCAGCCGGTGGCGCGCACGAGCGGTCGTCGCCGCCAGCGTTCAGATCTCTGATCTCGTGGTTGTCTGATCTCTCAATTCGATCGCCGTCTCAGTTCTGACCGGCTGATCTCGGACCTCTGACCCCGTCTGAAGATCTGTGAAGTGGGAAACCATACCCAGAGATCAGAGTCCGCAAATCCCTCCACAACTCGTTGTCTCCCAATTGCTTCCCTATTCAGGAAGCGTGACAGTCACCAGTTGACGCTCTTGACAGTGCCGGCCGGAACCGTACATTCCCTTCGCTCGACAACCCGTCGTTGGTCATCGAGTCCCCGTCGGTAACCTACCGAGGGGGCCGTGCGCTTTTCTGGACGCACGGCGCACACACCGCACCGTCTGGAGTCCTCCACATGAAGCGCATCGCCCTCGTCGCCGCTGCAATCGTGCTCGCCGCCTGCTCCGCCAAGGAAGAGGTCCCCGCTGCTGACTCGGCCGCCGCTGCGCCGGCCGCTGCCGCTCCGGCCGCTGCTGCCACGGATTCGGTGACGCCGGATTCGGCTGCCGCCGCCGCTGCTCCGGCTGCCGACTCGGTCAAGCACTAAGCCGACCGGCCGCTCCGCGGCTCTGAACAGGGGCGCTCCTCACGGGGCGCCCCTGTTCTGTTTCATCGCCTTGCCGATCCGATCTACTTCGGCGCCGGAAGAGTGGGCAGCACGTTCACCTGGACCGGCGCGCCGACCTGGCCCATGCCGGCTTGCGACGCGTCACCAGCCGTTTCCGCGTTTTCTTCTCCAGCGACGCGGAGAAATACCGTGTCCCCCGACTGGATCTCCCGCCGCACCATGCCGATGGCGATGGGGCCGAGTCGCGGTGAGATCGCCGAGCTGCGCACGTCACCCACCACCTTGCCGGTGGTGTCCACCAACTGCGCGCCGGCGGGCATGACGTCGGTGCTGCGCAGTGCACGCAGATGCCGATTGACGTGTCCGCGGAAATGGATGCGGGCCACGGTCTCCTGCCCCGTGTAGCAGCCCTTGGTGAAGGAGATGGCATCGAGCGCGTCGAGATTCGCTTCCTGCGGAATCGTATTCCCGTCCATGTCGACGCCGATGAGTGGGCGACCGCCTTCGATGCGCAGCACCTCGGCTACCGCGGTACTCGCCGGTGCTCCCAGCACTGCTTCGAGACGGGCATATGCACCCGACGCGTGTTCGGCAGGTACGGACAGCAGGAGACCGGACAGTTCGCCCAATGCGGGGGCCCGCACGATACGGACAGGGGCTTCTCCGAGCCGGCCCGTGGCCAATGACCAGACATGCTGCAGCGAACCGTGACGTTCCGTCACGCCGAGCGCGTCGATGCTGTGGAGTACATGCCGTCCGTACAGGGCCCAGGTACACCACAGCGTACTCTCGTCGATCGTGCGCGCGAGACGCGGATTGATGTACTTGCGCATCATGCCAAGCAATTCGGAAAGCGCCCGTTCCTCCACGAACATGTGAAGGGTGCGATCGTCCTCGCGCAGAATGGCGAGGTCGCTCACCATCTTGCCCTTGGGGGTGAGGGCCGCCGCATAGAGACCGGCGCCAGGCGCGAGCAGGCTGACGTCGTTCGTGACGAGACCGTTCAGGGCGTCGGTGGCTTTCTCTCCCTGAATGCGACTCCAGCGTCCACCGGATGCAAACCAGATGACGCCACGCGAGGACGTATCATGCCCCGCCTTGGACGCGACATCGGAGATGACGTCGTGCGCGGTTTCGTAGGCGCGCAGGTCATCCGGAGAGAGCGGCTGCAGCATCGTGGTGGAATGTGCCGGGGGCGACGAGGCTGGTCCGGCGGCGGGTTCGTTGGATGTGGACATGTTCACGAATGCGGCGGCAATGACGGCGGTGGGTGTGCTGCTTTCGAGACTCGTGCGCTGTGCACGGGGAACGTGCATTGCCCGGAGTCGAAGATCGATGGCGCGCCAGCTCCGCACGAGAGTGGGGTACGCCGTGGTCGCGGGAATACCGTCGACGGAAACGTCGTCGAGGGAAGTGTCGTCGGAGCTGCCGCTGGAACTCCCGCTGGAGCTGCCATTGGAAATGCCGCCGGAGGCGCCGTTCACGTCGCGGTCATCGAGCGGCCATCGGGACGGCCGGTCGTCGGCGCAACGCAACAGTGTGATGTGGTGTTCGATACCGGCGAGCGTCAACTGGGGTTCCACTTCCCGGCGCGTGGAGTCGGCGCGCACGACGATACGATCGCCGGCACCGGCCCGTGTCATCAATGTTCGCAGGACAGTGGCATCGAACGGCACACCCTGGGCAAGACGCGTGGTGTAGTGGCGTTGCGCCCGCAATGACACCAGTTCGCTGCGTGTGGGATCGCCGTCGGCTTCGAGCAGCAATTCCACGGCTTCGGCAATCGTACGACCGGGTAGTGTCGCGCGCAGTCGCGAGCGCAGCCGTTCAGCGGAGAGTGACACACTCTCTTCGCTGCACACCGTGAGAATGGCTTCCGCACGTGCACCCAGCGTGTCGGCCAGTACGCCGTCGAACGCGACGATCAGTGCCGGCACGGCGCGACTACGAGGCTGCTGCCGCAGACGAATTCGTGTACGCCGCCGCGAGCAGTTCGACGGGATGCACGACGGTGGTTTCGCTGCCGCTCAGCAGCAGTCCGGCACCGATCTGCATCATGCAACCCGGATTGCCGGTGGCCAGCACGGAGGCATGTGTTTCGGCAATGCGCTGCAGCTTGGGGTGCAGCACGGCATCGGAGGTGCCGGGTTCGACGAGATTGTAGATGCCGGCCGATCCGCAGCACTGATCGGCATCCTCGAGCGGCACGAGATCCAGTCCTTCGATGGCGCCGAGGACCTGCAGCGGCTGCGCGACGATACGCTGCGCGTGCATCTGGTGGCAGGGGGGATCGTGCGTGACGCGGAGGGCGCCGGAACCCGTGCCGGAAAGTGTGCCGCGTACAGGTCCTGTGGCAGCCAGGGCTTCGCTCACGTCGCGGGTGCGCTCACTGATGCGGCGCGCGCGATCGGCCCATTCGGGGTCATCGTGCAGCAGATGCGCGTACTGCTTGAGCATCGCCCCGCAGCCGGCGGCGTTCACCACGATGGTGTCGACATTCGCGTGTTCGAATGCGGCGATGTTCTCCTTGGCGAGTGCCCGTGCGGCGCCCATGTCACCGGCGTGCGCGTGCAGTGCGCCGCAGCATCGCTGGCCGGGTGCCTCACAGAGTGCATGTCCGTTGTGTGTCAGGGCTTCCGCGGTGGCCGCGTTCACATGCGTGAACAACCCCGACATCACACAACCTTCCAGCATCGCGGTGCGGCCCGTGGCGGCGTCATGTTCCGTGCGACTGCGCGTAGCGGTCGGGCGAGGATCGGCATCCACTCGATTGCCCCGTGCGTTCCGTATAACCCGCGACGGCGCCGTGGATGCGAGCATGGCCATCGGAAATGCCAGGCGCGATGGCAACAGGCGGGCGAGCAGCCGCGGCAGTCCCGTACTGCGAAACACCTTCGCGCCGAACAGGGCCGTGCGCAGCAACAGGTGATGACGGAAGACAAAAAGAATGGGCCGCGCGATGAACGGGATGCCGCGCCGCGGCACCATGGTGGCCCGCGTGGCTTCGAGCAGTTCTCCGTACGGGACGCCCGACGGACAGGCGGTCTCGCAGGCGCGGCAGCCGAGGCACCGATCGATGTGGAGGGCGGCCGGATCGTCGAGCGCGATATCGCCTTCGAGCATGCGTCGCATCAGCACGATGCGTCCACGAGGCGAATCGTTCTCGTCCTCGAGGTTCACATAGGTCGGACACGCCTGGAGACAGAAGCCGCAGTGCACACAGGCATCGAGACCCGCGGACGCGTGCGCGAGCGGCGTTCCGGGCAATGCGCAGGACGCTCCCGCGGCATGTGCGAGATCACGGGAGCTGGTGGCGGTGGGAGCACTCATCGACGAATCGGGCAGGCCTCGGGGGTATCTCAGACGGGCAGTGGCGCCGGCGCGGGCGCCATGGTCGCCACACGATTGCAGAGATCGTCGGGATCGAGCGCGGCTTTGATGCCCGCTTCGAGCGGGGTGCGCGCCGGATACTGCATCCGCCCCTGATCGATGGCGATGGCAATGCGATGTGATGCGCCGAACGATGTGGCCAGGCGCGAAAGGGCGCTCAACGCATCTGATAGCGCATCGGATGGAGCATCGGCGGAGGCCTCGCCGGGCATCACGACCCGCAGTGTTCCGCGCTGCGGGGCATACGACAACGTGGCTTCGGGAAATGCCTGACGCGCGGCGCGCACGAACGGCACCGCGTCGGACAGTGCGGTGCGAAGGCGCAGCACCACGGCATCGACCGGTGTTTCGCGCAGCGTCGACAGGGTGTCGTGCGGTGCGTCGGTGATATCGCGCATGCCGAGTTGCCCGAGTTGCGCGCGCAGTCCCTGCACCCGGGCGGCATTGCCCGTCACGCGGGCGACGAGTCGTGGTGCCGCGCCGGGCGTGAGCAGAACCTGCATGGGAACGGGCGCACGGTTGGCGACCAGCGGCGGCAGTGCATCGCCGAGTTCCGGTGTCACCGAGCCTTCCAGCAGAATGTCGTGCGCCGGAATCGCATGCAGTCGCAGACTCACTTCGGCGATGGCGCCGAGTGTGCCCCAGGCGCCGGTGTGCAACCGCACGAGATCGAAACCGGCGACGTTCTTCACCACACGGCCGCCAGCGTGTGTGATTGCTCCCGTGCCCGTCACCACGGTCAGACCGAGCACGAGATCGCGTACGGCAAGATCGTCGAGCGGGAGCGGCGCGGAAGCCGATGTGGCGATGATCGCCCCGATGGTGGAGTCGGGCGAACCCTGCGGGCCCCCATATGGCGCGGTCGCGAACATCTGTCCGTGTTCCGCCGTGATGGCCGACAGTTCGCGCAGCGTCATGCCGGCGCGCACGGTGATGACGAGATCGCCGGGGGTGTAGTCCACCACACCGGCCAGCGCACGCAGTGATATCGGTGCGGCATCGACAAACGGACCACCGCCCTGCAACCACGCCCCGCTGCCCACGAACCGCATGGGCTGTACGGCGTCGCGCAGTTCACGCACCGTGGCTGCCAGGGCATCGACGGTGGACGGCGCACGGGTTGGCACGTCAGGAGGCATATCGCGGAACGCCGACGGCATGGATGTCATGCGCGTTGTGAGTCACGATCGGAGTCACGATGGGAGTCACGAGCCGTATCACGAGCCGTATCACGCTGTGTGGTGCGATGCGCTGCCGGCGTGGCGTGCCACTCGCGGCAACTGTGCACCGGGACGACTTTGCCGGGATTGGCGCGTCGATCGGGATCGAACACCGAACGGACCCGACACATCGCATCGAGCGACGCCGCGTCGAACAGCGTCTCCATGTACGGCAGCTTGTCGAGGCCCACGCCGTGCTCGCCGGTGATGGTGCCGCCGGCGTCGATGCAGGTCTGCATGATGGCCGACATGGCCGCGTGCACACGCGCACTCTCGTCGGCATCGCCGGCGTTGTATGGAATGTTCGGATGCAGATTGCCGTCGCCGGCGTGGAACACATTGCACACCCGCACGCGGTGCGTGGCGCCGATCTCGTCGATGCGGGCCAGTACGTCCGGCAATCGGGTGCGCGGTACGACGGCGTCCTGCACCACGAGCGCCGGTGCGATGCGGCCCATGGCGCCGAAGGCTTTTTTGCGGCCCTGCCAGAGACGCATGCGATCGGTGGCTTCGGTGGCCACGAGCACGCCGCGTGCGCCGCATTCGTTGCAGGCATCGCGGATGATGGCCACGTCGGCGTCGAGTCCATCGGCGATGCCGTCCACTTCACAGAGCAGGATGGCCGCGGCATCGGTGGGATAGCCGGCGGCGTAGATGCTGGCCTCCACGGCGCGGATGGTGGCATTGTCCATCATCTCGAGCGCGGCGGGCACGATGCCCGTGGCGATGATCTTCGAGACGGCGCGCGCGGCGGCGTCCACCGAGGAAAAATCGGCGAGCAGCGTATGCACCGCGTCGGGCAGCGGCACCAGGCGTACCGTGATTTCCGTGGCCACACCAAAACAGCCTTCACTGCCGATGAACGTGCCGAGCAGGTCGTAGCCGTCGGGTTCTCCGAACGCATCGCCAAGTCGCGTGACGGAGCCGTCGGGGAGCACGACTTCACACTCGACGATGTGATTGAGGGTCACCCCGTACTTGAGACAATGCGGACCACCCGCATTCTCGGCCACGTTGCCGCCGATCGTGCACACCGTCTGACTGGACGGATCGGGGGCGTAATGCAGACCGTAGCGGGCCGTTGCGCGCGACAGCTTGGCGTTGACCACACCGGGTTCGACACGTGCGATCCGGTTGATGGGATCGATCTCGATGATGCGGGTGAGTCGGTTGAGCCCCACGAGCACGACGTCATCGGCGAGGGCGCCGCCCGACAGACCGGTGCCGGCTCCACGCGGCACGAAGGGCACACCGAGACGGGCGAGCGTCCCGATGACGGCAATGAGTTCGTCCCGCGTTCCCGGCAGCACGGCCAGCGAAGGCGTCGCCCGGTAGCCGGGCAGACCGTCGGCATCGAAGACCGCCAGCTCCTGGCGGCGTTCCTTCACCCACTGCGGGCCGACGATGGCGGCGAGTGCATCGCGCATATCCTGCAATCTATCCAGCGCGCGGGGGGAGGCGGATACCTCCGCCCACACCTACGTGGGGGGCTGCCGCGGAGAACCGCCCGGCGATGGAACGCGGGTGATGACGTGCGGCCTAGTTGGCGCGGTGAATGGTGGCGACCGCCGCGCGCAGCGTGCCCAGATCGAAGGGCTTCTGCAGGACATGGGCATGCTCGGCCAACACACTGCCCGGCGCGGCATCGTGCACGGCATCACCGGTGGTGAGGATGATGCGGGAGGCCAGGGCCGGACGTTCGGCGTGGATCTGGCGGACGATCTCCTCGCCGGTGACCAGCGGGAGATGCAGATCGCAGACGATCACATCGAAACGGGAGTCGTCATCGTCGATGCTTGCACGCAGCAGTTCGAGCGCCTGTGCCCCATCGGCGGCTTCCTCGACGGACCACTGTTGACGTTCGAACCATCGCTTCAAGGCGAACCGGATTCCCGGTTCGTCATCAACGATCAACACACGCGGCAATGTGGCCTCCACCAGAAGAGCGAGAAACGGCGGCTGCCCGTCAACGGGTGCCGCCGTTTCCAACATAACCTTCCTCTGTGAATTGCGACAACGTCGATGTATCGCTGATGAGCTCGCTTATCGGGTCGGTGTGCAACCGCGAGGGACTGATCGTGTGTTGTGCGTGTTCAGTCGAAATTGCTTTCGAAACTGTTGGTACGACAACCTCAGGCGGCGCCCCAGAATCCGGCGAGCGCACGTCCGTCGGGCGATTCGCGCAGCTTCTCGAAGGCCCGTTCGCGGATCTGCCGGATGCGTTCACGCGTGACACCCATCAGCGCACCGATGCGTTCGAGCGTCATGGCTTCCGCGCCTTCGTCGAGTCCGTAGTAGAGATAGAGGATCTTGCGTTCGCGCGGCGTGAGGTATTTGCGGAACACCCGGTCGATGAACTCGCGCATGAGCCGGAAGTCGGTACCGTCTTCGATGTCAGCGTGTGTCTCGCCGGCAAACCGTTCGCCGAGTGTGGAGGCTTCACGATCCTGTCGATCGATGGGCGCGTCGAGCGAGACTTCGGTGCTCGTGATCTGCCGGGCATTGCGGACCTGCTCGACGGGCTCTTCGAGCAGCTTGGACAGTTCTTCGTCGGTGGGTTCGCGATTGAGCACTTGCGAGAGGATCATCTCGCCACGCGCCATCCGGATGAGTTGCGAATTCTGATTGAGCGGGATGCGAACGGAGCGGGTCTGTTCGGCGAGGGCTTTGAGGACGGCCTGGCGAACCCACCAGACGGCGTACGAAATGAATTTGACGCCCTGATCGGGATCGAATTTCCGTACGGCCTTGAGGAGTCCTTCATTGCCGATGGCGACGAGCTCGGAGAGATCGAGGCCGTGCCCCTGATACTTCTTCACGTACGAGATGACGAATCGGAGATTGGCCGTCACCAGCCGCTCGGCGGCGGCTTCGTCGCCCTTCTGGGCCAGACGCGCCAGGCGCCGTTCTTCCGCGGCGTCGGTGATGAGGGGCAGCTTCTGGATGTCGTGAAGATATTGGTCGAAGGCTGTGGAAGGAGCGGAACGGAAGAAGCCTTTGGAACGAGCTTCGGAAGTCCTGGTCGCGGCAGCTGCCTGCATACGCCCTCGCCGTACGTGAGCTCGAGATCGGGAGGACAGTGGCCTCCCCCGATCGGGTGGGAGCGCCACGATAATGTTCGGGGATGAGCCGGTCAATGAAAATTTTCAAGCGATGACATTTCTACGCACTTTGGAGACACTTCGCTGACAGTAACGGAGCATTTCCCGTGAAAATATCCGAGTGATGAAGTTTACATTACTGAGGGATCAGTGGAGGAGCGCGGTTACAGCAGCCCGGCCAGCACTTCCATGACGATGGGATCGGCCACGGGGACGGACCAACGGCCGTCGGCGGGGTCCATTTCACCCAGGGCGCGGGGGAGTGCGTAGCGGGCCGCTCCGGCCCGGGCCTTCTTGTCGCCCAGGGTTTCAGCCACCACTGACGCGGCGCTGACGCCGACGGGGAGGCGGGTGGGGAGTCCGGCACGCCGGACGGCGTCCTCGACCGCGGCGGCGAGGCCCGGGCCGGCCATGCCAAGTCTTTCGGCGAGCCGGGCTTCGGCCACCATGCCCATGGCCACGGCGTCCCCGTGCAGCATGTCGTAGTGCAGGAGCTTTTCCACCGCATGGGCGATGGTGTGCCCGAAATTGAGGATCTGGCGCAGTCCTCCTTCCCGGCTGTCTTCGGCCACGACGGCGGCTTTGATGCGCACGGAGCCGGCGATCAGGGCGCCGAACTCCGGCGCCTGGGCGCCCCTGGCAAGCAGCGAGGGGAGCGCCTGCAGAAGACGGTCGAAGTAGGCGACATCGGCGATCACGCCGTGTTTGATCATCTCGGCCAACCCCGACCGCAGGATGGCCGGCGGCAGGGAGGTCAGCACCTCGGGGTCGATCACCACGGCCGCCGGGTTGTGGAACGCACCCACGAGATTCTTGCCGGCCGGTGTGTCCACCGCGGTCTTGCCACCGACCGAGGCATCCACCATGGCGAGCAGCGTGGTGGGCACCTGCACCACCGGAAGGCCACGCATGTACGTGGCGGCCACGAAGCCCGAGAGATCGCAGATCACACCGCCGCCCAGCGCCACGATGGTCGTATCGCGGCCGGCGCCCCAGGCCATCAGGGCATCGGTGAGCGAAGCCCAACGCTCGCGGGTCTTCTCCTGCTCGCCGGGCGGAATCGTGAAGAGCGAAGCGGTCGAGCCCTCGAACTGCGCCATGACTTGCGGGGCGTGGACCGCGGCCACGGTGTCGTCGGAGATGACGGCGATGCGATGTGCCGGTGCCACCTGCTGTACGATGGCGGCGAGATGCTGCCGTGTGCCGACGGCGCAGAAGACCGGATAGTCGAGCGTCAGCGGCAGCGCGTCGGGCACGGCGCTGGTGTGTGCTGCGGTGTGTGCTGCCGCGTGCACTGCGGTGTGTGCCTCCGCCGTCTCCATGGTCCCCATGACTACCAGGTGACCTCGCCGGCGCCCGCCCGCTTGTTGGCCAGGCGGGCGAGGGTGAAGAGCAGATCGGAGAGACGATTGAGATAGGTGATCACCAGCGCCGGCAGTTCGATGTCCTGCGCGAGGTGCACCACCCGGCGTTCGGCCCGGCGGCAGACGGTGCGCGCCACATGCAGCGCGGCGGCCTTGGGAGTGCCGCCGGGAATGATGAAGCTGCGCAGCGGCTCGAGTTCCGCGTCGGCCTGGTCGATGGCCCGTTC
The window above is part of the Gemmatimonas aurantiaca genome. Proteins encoded here:
- a CDS encoding glycosyltransferase, producing MSLILLSIALISLGILVAGWVWYPARMASLGRLSLSSEKGLASSTSRLPISVVLATRESTAAIVARLADLRNGSYPTELLEILVALDGAHADRRDELQNALGTSARVVVPDTPGKAAALSAGVAAAQHDLLLFIDTAQTFSEDVVDRLVSKLQDRKWGAATAMLAPTSGDALMDRYWQRELDIRVGQMMHHSVICVTGCAYIMRRVYWSPMPTGLICDDLWSTYSVVTNGARVALVRDALVIDPRRFSREQEFSRRLRTMTGMLQFVRWFPVVLHPAKNPMFRHFLLHKLVRPATPILLAIAAVCTLAAIFLWSPTLAFVLLVLGALALALPWLLVKMGPPAIARPAANILFAERLMLMPFDAIGRAMRSDWDIWRPHK
- a CDS encoding heterodisulfide reductase-related iron-sulfur binding cluster; its protein translation is MSAPTATSSRDLAHAAGASCALPGTPLAHASAGLDACVHCGFCLQACPTYVNLEDENDSPRGRIVLMRRMLEGDIALDDPAALHIDRCLGCRACETACPSGVPYGELLEATRATMVPRRGIPFIARPILFVFRHHLLLRTALFGAKVFRSTGLPRLLARLLPSRLAFPMAMLASTAPSRVIRNARGNRVDADPRPTATRSRTEHDAATGRTAMLEGCVMSGLFTHVNAATAEALTHNGHALCEAPGQRCCGALHAHAGDMGAARALAKENIAAFEHANVDTIVVNAAGCGAMLKQYAHLLHDDPEWADRARRISERTRDVSEALAATGPVRGTLSGTGSGALRVTHDPPCHQMHAQRIVAQPLQVLGAIEGLDLVPLEDADQCCGSAGIYNLVEPGTSDAVLHPKLQRIAETHASVLATGNPGCMMQIGAGLLLSGSETTVVHPVELLAAAYTNSSAAAAS
- a CDS encoding FAD-linked oxidase C-terminal domain-containing protein; the encoded protein is MRDALAAIVGPQWVKERRQELAVFDADGLPGYRATPSLAVLPGTRDELIAVIGTLARLGVPFVPRGAGTGLSGGALADDVVLVGLNRLTRIIEIDPINRIARVEPGVVNAKLSRATARYGLHYAPDPSSQTVCTIGGNVAENAGGPHCLKYGVTLNHIVECEVVLPDGSVTRLGDAFGEPDGYDLLGTFIGSEGCFGVATEITVRLVPLPDAVHTLLADFSSVDAAARAVSKIIATGIVPAALEMMDNATIRAVEASIYAAGYPTDAAAILLCEVDGIADGLDADVAIIRDACNECGARGVLVATEATDRMRLWQGRKKAFGAMGRIAPALVVQDAVVPRTRLPDVLARIDEIGATHRVRVCNVFHAGDGNLHPNIPYNAGDADESARVHAAMSAIMQTCIDAGGTITGEHGVGLDKLPYMETLFDAASLDAMCRVRSVFDPDRRANPGKVVPVHSCREWHATPAAHRTTQRDTARDTARDSHRDSDRDSQRA
- a CDS encoding glycine cleavage T C-terminal barrel domain-containing protein; the encoded protein is MPALIVAFDGVLADTLGARAEAILTVCSEESVSLSAERLRSRLRATLPGRTIAEAVELLLEADGDPTRSELVSLRAQRHYTTRLAQGVPFDATVLRTLMTRAGAGDRIVVRADSTRREVEPQLTLAGIEHHITLLRCADDRPSRWPLDDRDVNGASGGISNGSSSGSSSGSSDDTSLDDVSVDGIPATTAYPTLVRSWRAIDLRLRAMHVPRAQRTSLESSTPTAVIAAAFVNMSTSNEPAAGPASSPPAHSTTMLQPLSPDDLRAYETAHDVISDVASKAGHDTSSRGVIWFASGGRWSRIQGEKATDALNGLVTNDVSLLAPGAGLYAAALTPKGKMVSDLAILREDDRTLHMFVEERALSELLGMMRKYINPRLARTIDESTLWCTWALYGRHVLHSIDALGVTERHGSLQHVWSLATGRLGEAPVRIVRAPALGELSGLLLSVPAEHASGAYARLEAVLGAPASTAVAEVLRIEGGRPLIGVDMDGNTIPQEANLDALDAISFTKGCYTGQETVARIHFRGHVNRHLRALRSTDVMPAGAQLVDTTGKVVGDVRSSAISPRLGPIAIGMVRREIQSGDTVFLRVAGEENAETAGDASQAGMGQVGAPVQVNVLPTLPAPK
- a CDS encoding response regulator — protein: MLETAAPVDGQPPFLALLVEATLPRVLIVDDEPGIRFALKRWFERQQWSVEEAADGAQALELLRASIDDDDSRFDVIVCDLHLPLVTGEEIVRQIHAERPALASRIILTTGDAVHDAAPGSVLAEHAHVLQKPFDLGTLRAAVATIHRAN
- a CDS encoding RNA polymerase sigma factor RpoD/SigA, whose product is MQAAAATRTSEARSKGFFRSAPSTAFDQYLHDIQKLPLITDAAEERRLARLAQKGDEAAAERLVTANLRFVISYVKKYQGHGLDLSELVAIGNEGLLKAVRKFDPDQGVKFISYAVWWVRQAVLKALAEQTRSVRIPLNQNSQLIRMARGEMILSQVLNREPTDEELSKLLEEPVEQVRNARQITSTEVSLDAPIDRQDREASTLGERFAGETHADIEDGTDFRLMREFIDRVFRKYLTPRERKILYLYYGLDEGAEAMTLERIGALMGVTRERIRQIRERAFEKLRESPDGRALAGFWGAA
- a CDS encoding FAD-binding protein — translated: MTSMPSAFRDMPPDVPTRAPSTVDALAATVRELRDAVQPMRFVGSGAWLQGGGPFVDAAPISLRALAGVVDYTPGDLVITVRAGMTLRELSAITAEHGQMFATAPYGGPQGSPDSTIGAIIATSASAPLPLDDLAVRDLVLGLTVVTGTGAITHAGGRVVKNVAGFDLVRLHTGAWGTLGAIAEVSLRLHAIPAHDILLEGSVTPELGDALPPLVANRAPVPMQVLLTPGAAPRLVARVTGNAARVQGLRAQLGQLGMRDITDAPHDTLSTLRETPVDAVVLRLRTALSDAVPFVRAARQAFPEATLSYAPQRGTLRVVMPGEASADAPSDALSDALSALSRLATSFGASHRIAIAIDQGRMQYPARTPLEAGIKAALDPDDLCNRVATMAPAPAPLPV
- the aroB gene encoding 3-dehydroquinate synthase, with the protein product MGTMETAEAHTAVHAAAHTAAHTSAVPDALPLTLDYPVFCAVGTRQHLAAIVQQVAPAHRIAVISDDTVAAVHAPQVMAQFEGSTASLFTIPPGEQEKTRERWASLTDALMAWGAGRDTTIVALGGGVICDLSGFVAATYMRGLPVVQVPTTLLAMVDASVGGKTAVDTPAGKNLVGAFHNPAAVVIDPEVLTSLPPAILRSGLAEMIKHGVIADVAYFDRLLQALPSLLARGAQAPEFGALIAGSVRIKAAVVAEDSREGGLRQILNFGHTIAHAVEKLLHYDMLHGDAVAMGMVAEARLAERLGMAGPGLAAAVEDAVRRAGLPTRLPVGVSAASVVAETLGDKKARAGAARYALPRALGEMDPADGRWSVPVADPIVMEVLAGLL